The nucleotide sequence ttttaaaaacaaacaaactgaccCCCTACCTTAATGACACTTTGTAAATAGAGCCCATGTGATGTAGTGGCAAAGTGTATTTATCTTAACAGCATTTTAATCCTGTTCTACAACCAAAAATGACTCCTGGCTTATAAGTATCAGTGATAAGACTAAGAGTATAGTTAACATGTAAGAGTATTTGACTTAGACCACTTGGCTACAAAGCTTCCTGCATGACCGTCTTgcggcctgacctacctcacagggtcgtggTGAGGATTAAACAGAAGGACCATGTATTCTGTCCTTAGGTCTCTGAAGAAAGGAcgggatttttttaaatagaaaatgtAACAAACAACAGGAGAAGAGATGGACGAGACCCTTCTTATGGACGATACCGGTAGGTTTCTATCAAGGCTTCCTGATAGACAGGACTTCCCAAACTATGGCCCACAGGCAACTAGTGGCCCACAATCTTCATTCATGGGATCTGCAgtatgtctgtggatttgtgctTGAGGTTGGGAGACGGCACAGCCATCATATTAAATAGCCGTGTCGCTttttagtttgcattttaatcactgcttttctttcttatggcttactgtattgcattttgaatgctacacaacaaaataaaatacagcacaaGAAAACCCTTCCCTAGAAATCATACAGTATCTAGTGTAGCATATCAGCGTTGCTACACTGGGGAGGAAAATAATAAACTCAGCAATTTACAAGTGGCCTGCTGGGGGCGCGAGGTTGGGGAACTACTGTTTTATTTACAaggaggtttgtttgtttctaagcAGAGTTTCAAATACGGCATTCCCCAGCTACGATCTGAAATGGGACAGTTCACTCTGTCACTTCATTCTGTTGTGTACAGAGCCAACCTTAGAGACAGTCGGCATattgtgctaaaaaaaaaaaaggcagtagAATTCTGGACTATAGCACTTTAGTGTGCTGGTCCAGGATGGGATTTTTCAGAAAGTTCCCTGAATGGAGTAaactatggtctgaagctcaacatcaaaaaaactaagatcatggccattggtcccaaTACCTCCTGGcagatagaaggggaagaaatggaggcagtgagagatttcactttcttgggttccatgatcattgcagctggtgacagcagtcacgaaattaaaagacacctgcttttggggagaaaagcaatgacaaaccgagacagcatcttaaaaagcagatatcaccttgccgacaaaggtccatacagcatagttaaagctatggttttcccagtagtgatgtatggaagtgagagctggaccataaagaagactgatcgccgaagaattgatgcttttgaattatggtgctgaaggagactcttgagagtcccatggactgcaagaagataaaacctatccattctgaaggaaatcagctctgagtgctcattggaaggacagatcctgaagctgaggctccaatactttggccacctcaagagaagagaagactccctggaaaagaccctgatgttgggaaagatggagggcacaaggagaaggggacgacagaggatgagatggttggacagtgttcttgaagctaccaacatgagtctgaccaaactgcgggaggcagtggaagacaggagtgcctgccgtgctctggtccatcgggtcacgaaaagtcggatgtgactaaacgactaaacaacaacaacaacaacagcagcagcagagggagaacTATACTAAACCTTTCATGCTGATGGGCTAGTTTAGTAAATGCAGGGAAGGGTGTGTGGTTTTAAGGGATGGGGTGTTTTTGAACATGGAATACCACTTCATTCTGTATGACAAGTAGATTGGCTCCAAGGAGCATTGAGAGAAATTTAGCATATATGAGGCTAGACATGGGCACAGAAGTGTGAGCATATGTTGAATGGCTCAGGCGCTGCAGGGCTAAATTAAATCTGGGTATTGGCTGTTCGGCTTCTCATTTCCAGGCCGCCTGCCCTGCCCCAGACTCCACAAAACCCCATATTCCGTCACATGAGCTCCCAATTCATTCTCCGCACACCCACTTTTCTTTTATTGGATGTTGGACTCCGTTATTATTATCTCTCTGTTTGCAAGTGACTGGttacagaatctctctctctctatatatatattacttaATAAAGACATTTGATTGATTCTCAACATCCTACCTGGCTGCATTTTTAAACAGCATTAGCTACTAGCACCAGCACCCCAATTTGCTCTGCGTGGgacccctttcctttttctcgACAATGGGGATAGATGCTAAGCCCCCCCCCTGTCACAACCTGGCCCATCTATTCCTCCTGGATCCTGCCTGGCCTCAGCTCCTCTCGGTGTCTTTGCAGATGGTGTACGAGCTATGCCAGAAAATTCAGAATTATCTCTCCCCCGCCATTCACctcacctcctctctctctctctctttcaaaaccCAGTTttcccgcccccctcccctcccttccccattaTTTCCCCTCGGTTTACCTTCAGCCAATATGGACTTCCCAAGCTCTGCTGTCTCTCAGGAGACGGTTGCTTAGGAACAGCGAGAGGGGTACGTATGGATTCAAAGCAGCATGGGGGACAGCCCACGGTAAAGGGAGGTTCGCTGCAGGGGAGGCAAACGGGAAGAACCCACAATGGTAATAGCAAGGGAGAACTGCGGGTTTTCTGAGCAGCTTCTCTTGGCTACATCAGAACATCCGACTGGAACCCATCACCCAGCTCCCACAAGCAACGCCCATCATTTCAGGGTTGCGCCAAGGTTTTGGCTTGGGATTGCTTGAAacaccccttctccccaccccacaccccaaataATCTACTACATAAGGGGGGAATTATGGCAGTTTACAAGTAGCTGGTATGTTTGTACAGTTTGTTTCCAGAATTTTGCTTTTCGAAGGATTTTAGGGAAAGAGGAAgctgtttggatttgatatcccgctttatcactacccgaaggagtctcaaagcggctcacattctcctttcccttcctcccccacaacaaacactctgtgaggtgagtggggctgagggacttcagagaagtgtgactagcccaaggtcacccagcagctgcatgtggaggagcggggacgcgaacccggttcaccagattacgagtcgactgctcttaaccactacaccacatgaaGATAAGGGAGACAAGGGAGATGTAGGGCAAAATAAGTCTGTATACGATGCCCTCTTGGGGGGGGAGCACAATTTATTCAACTCTGCAACTATGGGATGATCCAAAAACACCACCGAATGTTGAAGCCCTATGCAGGTTGAAGCCCTGCATCCAGTCTTCCTTCCAAGATTGTACCAAGTCCATGTGTTTTCACACTAAGTGCTTTTGCAGTcataaggtctagaaacttgtcattgcatttttcttttttttaaaaaagaaaatggaagccCTGCATGAGATGAAGTGTAATATTTGGAAGGTGTTGACTTCTGGGCAATATTTCTAGTAAAATCATGTGTCTAATGTAATCCTAGCAACGCAGAAAACAGAAATGTACATGGCGTTGGGCAGTGATATATCACTAAACAGGTGTCCCCTTTTTAATTGCTGAGATTTCACCAGGCACAGCCCATACATTTCCACCCATAAGGGTTGCAAACgtgctcatttttttaaaataaaaggaaggcAGCAGTCTCTGCACCCAGCCAAATTCCATGCTGGGTGCCAAGATCTGTATCTGTGTACAGTATTGTGTGGCTGCACAGAAATTATGCAGTCCTAGCTTTGATCTCCCACACAAGGGTTTGTGTATCCACTCAAATGGACTTAAGAACAAAagcagagcctgttggatcagggcaatggcccacctagtccagcatcctgctctcacagtggccaaccagatgcctataagaAACCCCAGGAAACCCCTGTGATTTccttcaactggtattcagagtaaCCATCATTCACGTCACAGAGAAGCAAaaacaatggggagggggggggaaccaattcaGGGAATCAAACCTGGTACTTTCAGagagttttggactacaattcccatcagccccagccaatgacaaaaggatgatgggagttgtagtccaaaacacatggAGGGTACCACATGTGCTCTATACTGTAAAAGGGcaggatgaaaaaaaaaaccataccaCAAAGAGCAACATCAGCAGCACTTTTTCGTTCCTTTTATTTAGGCAAACATTTTCTGCATGGCTCGGGCCAGCTTGGCATCCCGAGCCCTGATCCTCTCCATCACTCTTTCCAGTTCTCTCCGGGCTGCCCGGTTCCCCGGTTCCACCTGCAGAACCCCCTTCAGGTCCTGCGCCGCCCCCTCCAGGTCGTTCATGGCATCGTGAGCCAAGCCCCGCCGGAAGAGGGCCTTGGTGTTGGCCGGCTGCAGGGCCAGCGTCTTGGTGCAGTTGCAGGCGGCATTGGCCGGCTGGTGCAGCCTCAGCTGGCAGGCAGCCAGGTTGGCATGCAGCTCCGCTTTGATCTGGTCGTAGTCCGGCGGAGGGGCAGCCACTACGAGCAGCCGCAAGGCCCTGGCATAGCGCCGTGCCGCAGCGGCAACGTCCCCTGCCCGGTACAGCTCCCCGCCCCGTTCTTTGTTGCCGAGGACCAAGTCCCACTTCTCGGCGGCACTCatctcccaggagtctttggccTCCGTGAAGCTCGCTAACCGGACGGTCACGGAGCCTCCCGCTGCCAACCTCGCCTTGGCCTgctccccagccagcatagtctcCAGGCAACGGTCCACGACCCCGTCCCACTCGGCATCGCCGCCACCCAGCTCCACTTCAGCCCACCGGTGGGTTGGGTAACTCAAGGGCGATCCTGGCTCAGCTTCGAGGAAGACCTGGCAGAGGGAGCCTTCTTTAGGCTTGTCTAAACCCGTGCCGGTCTCCAGGACCAGTTTGACGAACGTGCCGTCTGGGCAGGCCCAAGGGATGTCCCTGTTGGCTGGGTCCCGAGGGGGCAGGTTCTCTTTCAGGTTCTCTCCTTCCACCTTGGccctgctctcctctcctccactccCAACGGATGCGCCATGGCTGCTCCCTTGGCCAACGGCTGACCCCTGGTTGGGTTTCTTGCCCGGCATCTTCTCGGTGACCGGCTCTGTACTTGCCATCACGTAATCAACCGGTCAGGTGTTGCCAGCTTTGGGGGTGCGATGCTCCTGAACGCcagcaagggaagggaagggcgtTAAGGAGCTGTTTGCGAGGAGGCAATCCGGCCTAGTAACAGcgaagaagaaaaagcacaaaATGGCGTTGAAAAGAATGGGCAATTGCACCGCCTTTGCCTTGCCTCCCCACATTGAGCCCAGACGGTTCTGAGACCCAGTGTGGGGTATGGCAGTGTGCACAGTTGTTACCTTTCCACCCAACTCCGAATTACAGCTCAGCCAAGGATTCCCTGTGTGGCTCTGGGCGACGTCAACAGTCTTCCAGCTTCAGTTcctcatctgcaaaatgggaacagcagcagcttaaatcacagagttgttgtgaggacaagcaagCTAGGACTGTAAGAAGCATTTTTTTCTGAACGTGAAGGGGAAGTTTGGGCATTTGCCCAAATTAAATTCTGCGCACTGCTTGGCCACTGCCTTTCTGACCTTCTAGGGCTGCCATTTTCTCCCGAGCCACTAGAATGCCCGTGACCATTTGATGACATCACAGCAAGTCAACCAATGACTGGGCAGGGCTTGTCTTTGACAGCCAACTCTTAGCTCATTCTCCCTCGTTACGAAGATTACATACACCCAGCTGTCCCCCAGAAACTGGCTCCAAACACAAAATAGATTTAATATGCCacataaaacagaacaaatgaGGTTCTCAAACAATTCAGCACCCCATCTCTCCTTCCGCCAAAAACACGTCCATGCTGCAATGACCTTTCTGACAGAGCAGCaaaatgtttaattatatttttagtCTGTGAAAGTCCCCCGATATTTCCCGCTTCATCCTATGTCTCACAATTtctatttattcccccccccccaccatcattATCAACCATGCTCTCCTCCCCTTACCTCATTTGCTCAGTACTGGTCCTCAGCACTGGAAGGATGAGCAGGGCATATCCTTCAGGTTCTCCCTCAGTCACGCACTCGTTTATCTAGTCCCCTCCAcgttccccccttcttcttcttcttctctcccccccctctcaacGTCATTTCCTCAGCAACCACCTGTCTTAGCAACCATTGTAAGCAGAAACCTTCCCTCAGAAGATGCTAGGAGAAAacgcaggcaggcaagcaggggtcgtttatttattttgccagaaGCAAAGGAAGATCTCCCTGACTACCCCACCCTCGCCATTATGAAACAGGGGACTCCCCTTCCAATTTATAGGAGGACACCCATTTTCCTCTTGACATTTTTGTCTATGCAGCTGTTCAGTCAGCTGCCAGAGAGAAgctgaggtttttaaaaaaccacaatctTTTTCACAGAGATGAACAAAGGATGTGAACTCACAACTCCCAAGCTCTGTACCAGaaccatctgtcagaaatgcagGTAATATGAAAAATGCCCTAAGTTTTAAGCTGACAGAATCATCCTGCTGCTTTCCAGCATGAAAGGTTTGTTTCGTTtcgttggttttgttttttaaaaaaatatatacagtatctgaagaagtgtgcatgcacacgaaagctcatactgagaacaaacttagttggtctcttaaggtgctactaggttcccccccctttaatataGTACATATACATTAATGTCAGGACAGGTAAAGACAAGAACTCCCTGCAACGTAATGTCACCTTCCGTATTTGACTGGATTCAATGCTGATGGCAAATACCAgaagtcattttaaaaaacaaaacgagAGGAAAATAAAGGCTAAGAAATATGGACATGTGGCAGGAAGATGCCTGGAAACTCCTGAAGAGGCATATAAAAGACTATGGAAGATACGCTACATTATTATCAGTtattttcttacctgcccttcaccataaggtcgcAGGCAGGGCAGGTTatggcaatttaaaaatacagcactaaaaacaaattacagcccCAAGAACGGACTCGTGGATTTCCTCAGATAGGGTAGAGAAGTCCAGTGGCATTTTAGAGCCTACCAATTAAGCCTAAGCCGCTTAAAAGCCTTTGTTGCTTTGCTGCAACAGATCAACAAAGCTACCCCCAACCCCGACCTTGTAGTAGAGGTaataaaactacatttcccacaatgcctttcTTTACTCTTCAACtccacctccttccttcctgccttctatAATCCTGTTTATGCAAGGGGTCTGTAGCAGAACTTCCAAGCTGACCGGCACTCTCCTCCTCAAAGCATGGTGTGACTTATAATTGGTGGTACGTATTTTGTtaattttcattgggatggttttcgttgctgcctctt is from Lacerta agilis isolate rLacAgi1 chromosome 2, rLacAgi1.pri, whole genome shotgun sequence and encodes:
- the FKBPL gene encoding FK506-binding protein-like, with product MASTEPVTEKMPGKKPNQGSAVGQGSSHGASVGSGGEESRAKVEGENLKENLPPRDPANRDIPWACPDGTFVKLVLETGTGLDKPKEGSLCQVFLEAEPGSPLSYPTHRWAEVELGGGDAEWDGVVDRCLETMLAGEQAKARLAAGGSVTVRLASFTEAKDSWEMSAAEKWDLVLGNKERGGELYRAGDVAAAARRYARALRLLVVAAPPPDYDQIKAELHANLAACQLRLHQPANAACNCTKTLALQPANTKALFRRGLAHDAMNDLEGAAQDLKGVLQVEPGNRAARRELERVMERIRARDAKLARAMQKMFA